Proteins found in one Lysinibacillus fusiformis genomic segment:
- a CDS encoding ATP-binding protein — MMKMPVNGKILLVTFLIIALSFLLGGIFLLGNLLSEQEKDFGQRAMLVARTVSNVPELSVHLENDNIKEAAKNINKIVDGIRVIHKAEYIVVMNMERIKLSHPVSKELGKRSESQDLNAAFSEHYYVSKARGESGVMIRAFVPIINDKREQVGIVVVGYSLPDFLEMLQSYEREIMITIVISLIFSIFGAYTLGRHIKKQMFGLEPHEIAKMYVERTETFNAMHEGIIAVDKEMNITIFNEKAADILGVTREIEDCIGQKIYDVLPDTRLPEIVETATPVYDQELYINHHSILSNRVPIIVNGELVGAVAMFKDLTAVKKLAEEVTGVKAFVQALRVQTHEHKNKIHTIAGLLQLGHTKQALEYVTVTTENEASLTKFLNERFHNENISGLLLSKVSYGKELGIEVEIDRKSHFKRFPPLLDHHDFVVLFGNLIENAFEALNVLSKEDKYVAISVDEHDGVLAIAVSDNGIGMSKEVQDRMFENGFSSKASENRGIGLHLVYEIVRKGNGDIEVVSEFMKGTSFLILFELGEV, encoded by the coding sequence ATGATGAAAATGCCTGTGAACGGCAAAATACTGTTAGTGACATTTTTAATCATTGCACTCTCCTTTTTACTAGGTGGTATTTTTTTACTGGGTAACCTATTATCTGAACAGGAAAAAGACTTTGGTCAGCGGGCAATGCTTGTGGCAAGAACTGTATCAAATGTACCAGAGCTTAGTGTACATTTGGAAAATGACAACATAAAAGAAGCTGCAAAAAATATTAATAAAATTGTAGATGGCATTAGAGTGATTCATAAGGCCGAGTATATTGTTGTGATGAATATGGAACGTATTAAACTATCACACCCAGTAAGTAAGGAATTAGGAAAGCGCAGTGAGTCGCAGGATTTAAACGCAGCGTTTAGTGAACATTATTATGTATCGAAGGCACGTGGAGAATCCGGTGTTATGATACGCGCTTTCGTGCCAATTATAAATGATAAAAGGGAACAAGTGGGCATTGTAGTAGTTGGCTATTCATTACCAGATTTTCTGGAAATGTTACAAAGTTATGAGCGTGAAATTATGATAACGATTGTTATATCGCTGATTTTCAGTATTTTCGGTGCATATACACTCGGACGACATATAAAAAAACAAATGTTTGGGCTTGAACCTCATGAAATTGCAAAAATGTATGTGGAAAGAACAGAAACCTTTAATGCTATGCATGAGGGAATAATAGCCGTTGATAAGGAAATGAATATCACCATTTTTAATGAAAAAGCGGCCGATATTTTAGGGGTTACTAGGGAAATAGAGGACTGTATTGGACAAAAGATTTATGATGTTTTGCCTGATACCCGTCTGCCTGAAATTGTTGAAACAGCAACACCTGTTTATGATCAAGAGCTTTACATTAATCATCATAGTATTTTAAGTAATCGTGTACCCATTATTGTGAATGGAGAGCTAGTCGGAGCAGTTGCTATGTTTAAAGATTTAACAGCTGTGAAAAAGCTTGCGGAGGAAGTAACGGGTGTAAAGGCCTTTGTTCAAGCATTACGTGTGCAAACCCATGAGCATAAAAATAAGATTCATACGATTGCAGGACTACTGCAATTGGGACATACAAAGCAAGCACTTGAATATGTTACAGTGACTACTGAAAATGAAGCCTCATTGACGAAGTTTTTAAATGAACGCTTTCATAATGAAAATATTTCAGGTTTGTTATTAAGTAAAGTAAGCTATGGCAAAGAGCTGGGGATCGAGGTTGAAATTGATCGAAAAAGTCATTTTAAACGCTTTCCACCTCTATTAGATCATCATGATTTTGTTGTATTATTCGGCAATTTAATTGAAAATGCTTTTGAGGCTTTAAATGTCCTTTCTAAGGAAGATAAATATGTAGCCATCTCTGTAGACGAGCATGATGGAGTCTTAGCGATAGCGGTTTCCGATAATGGGATTGGCATGTCCAAAGAGGTGCAGGATCGTATGTTTGAAAATGGATTTTCGTCAAAGGCTAGTGAAAATCGGGGCATTGGTTTGCATTTAGTATATGAAATTGTAAGAAAGGGCAATGGAGATATTGAAGTTGTGAGTGAATTTATGAAAGGAACAAGTTTCTTAATTTTATTTGAGTTAGGAGAAGTATAG
- a CDS encoding IS3 family transposase (programmed frameshift), which translates to MEEKESTYQIANRLKRDRQYIRLWIELYRYHGVEGIIRPQGFTNYEDSFKIKVIQHLIETGDSLLQTAAKFNIPSRETIRRWKKQWMSKAGEALYQIEKEHQSMPKKQPPSSDLNEKTTEELKAEIEYLRMENAYLKKLKALSRKGCLHIQEKVRAVYELRLEFPLQALLKVAKLKKSTYYYHLQKWVKPDKYQAIKERIQTLFHHHKGRYGYRRICLALRNEGIFINHKTVQRLMKELGLKGTVRPKKYRSYKGTVGYVAENVFQRDFEATVPNQKWVTDVTEFKINGQKIYVSAVLDLFNREIVGYEVSKSPNFELVQQSFKKAFTYTKLSKKSGLIIHSDQGWLYQIPRFKALLATHEIKQSMSRKGNCLDNAVIESFFGILKSEFLYTTTFRNYGEFKKALVDYIHYYNHERIKIKLNGKSPVEYRKAS; encoded by the exons ATTGAAGAAAAGGAAAGTACGTATCAGATTGCCAATAGATTAAAGAGGGATCGACAGTACATTCGATTATGGATTGAATTATATCGATATCATGGCGTTGAAGGAATTATTCGTCCTCAAGGGTTCACGAATTACGAAGATTCTTTTAAAATAAAAGTAATTCAACACCTGATAGAGACGGGCGATTCGCTCCTTCAGACTGCTGCCAAGTTTAATATTCCTTCTCGTGAAACCATTCGGAGATGGAAAAAACAATGGATGTCTAAGGCTGGAGAGGCGCTCTATCAAATAGAAAAGGAGCACCAATCAATGCCAAAAAAACAACCACCTTCGTCCGATTTAAATGAAAAAACAACGGAAGAGTTAAAAGCGGAAATTGAGTATTTACGGATGGAAAATGCCTATTTAAAAAAGTTGAAAGCCTTA TCAAGAAAAGGATGCCTTCACATCCAAGAAAAAGTGAGAGCTGTGTATGAGCTAAGGCTGGAATTTCCACTTCAAGCTCTATTAAAAGTCGCGAAACTTAAGAAAAGTACGTATTATTATCATCTTCAAAAATGGGTAAAACCAGATAAATATCAGGCGATTAAAGAACGAATCCAGACACTTTTTCATCACCATAAGGGGCGTTATGGCTATCGTCGTATTTGTCTTGCCCTCCGAAATGAAGGGATTTTCATCAACCATAAAACGGTCCAACGATTGATGAAAGAATTGGGCTTAAAAGGGACAGTACGCCCTAAAAAATACCGTTCGTATAAAGGAACGGTGGGCTATGTCGCAGAGAATGTCTTTCAACGTGATTTTGAAGCCACTGTACCCAATCAGAAATGGGTAACCGATGTCACAGAGTTTAAAATAAATGGTCAAAAAATCTACGTATCGGCTGTATTAGATTTATTCAATCGAGAGATCGTTGGATATGAGGTATCAAAATCACCTAATTTTGAGTTAGTTCAACAGTCTTTTAAAAAGGCGTTTACGTATACAAAGTTATCGAAAAAGAGTGGCTTAATCATTCATTCTGATCAAGGATGGTTATATCAAATACCACGTTTTAAAGCGTTATTGGCAACGCACGAAATCAAGCAAAGTATGTCACGGAAAGGAAATTGTTTAGATAATGCCGTGATAGAAAGCTTTTTTGGTATTCTGAAATCAGAATTTCTGTACACAACTACGTTTAGAAACTACGGAGAATTCAAAAAAGCGTTGGTAGACTATATCCACTACTACAATCATGAACGGATAAAAATAAAACTCAACGGAAAAAGTCCCGTTGAGTATCGAAAAGCTTCGTAA
- a CDS encoding S66 family peptidase: protein MTSKINIGIYSPSSPATVTALERYERAKTFLEEKHFQIVTGSLTGKSDYYRSGSPKERAEELNALLRNPNVDMIMSTIGGTNANSMLPYIDYEAFRQHPKIVVGYSDATVILLALYAKTGISTFYGPALVPSFGEFEPLVNDTFKFFEHYFLKPQALPYEIPMPPYWSDEPVNWLEKTVDKQLKKNEWLAIQQGVAEGRLIGGNANAMYGFIGTPYFPEVLEGDILLVEDCLKNAAVVEKNFAMLKLHGVINKVSGIILGKHECYDDLGTGRQPYDILLEQLDGIEIPILAEVDICHTHPMHPIAIGKRVKLDATAKKIYCVEKWLS from the coding sequence ATGACTTCAAAAATAAACATCGGCATCTATTCACCATCCTCACCAGCAACGGTGACGGCTTTGGAACGTTATGAACGTGCTAAAACGTTTCTGGAGGAGAAACATTTTCAAATCGTGACAGGTTCTCTTACTGGCAAATCAGATTATTATCGTTCAGGTTCTCCAAAGGAAAGAGCAGAAGAATTGAATGCGTTACTACGCAATCCGAATGTGGATATGATTATGTCTACCATCGGGGGCACCAATGCCAATAGCATGCTACCTTATATTGATTATGAGGCTTTTCGTCAACACCCAAAAATTGTAGTAGGTTATTCGGATGCAACGGTCATTCTACTGGCACTTTATGCAAAGACGGGTATATCAACTTTTTATGGCCCAGCCCTCGTACCTTCCTTTGGCGAGTTTGAACCTTTAGTAAATGATACCTTCAAATTTTTTGAGCATTATTTCTTGAAGCCGCAAGCATTACCATATGAAATTCCAATGCCTCCTTATTGGTCAGATGAACCTGTTAATTGGCTAGAGAAGACAGTCGATAAGCAGCTCAAAAAAAATGAATGGTTAGCGATTCAGCAAGGGGTTGCTGAAGGGAGGTTAATTGGTGGGAATGCTAATGCCATGTATGGTTTTATTGGTACGCCTTATTTCCCTGAAGTTTTGGAAGGTGACATTTTATTAGTGGAGGACTGCTTAAAAAATGCTGCTGTTGTTGAAAAGAATTTTGCTATGCTGAAATTGCATGGTGTCATTAACAAAGTTAGTGGGATTATTTTGGGGAAACATGAATGCTATGATGATTTAGGAACGGGGCGACAACCCTACGATATTCTACTTGAACAGTTGGATGGAATAGAAATTCCTATATTAGCAGAGGTGGATATTTGTCATACACACCCTATGCATCCAATAGCGATAGGCAAACGAGTAAAGCTAGATGCAACAGCTAAAAAGATATATTGTGTAGAAAAATGGTTGTCATGA
- a CDS encoding glycoside hydrolase family 10 protein, whose amino-acid sequence MRKNNSKWKLLTLVAMIFVLCLSTIPVNTAKASTTQPKREMRAVWISTVLNLDMKAGMTKEQYTAWTRQTLDQLKANKFNTVIYQVRPTNDAMYASDLAPWSSYITGKKQGTNPGYDPLAIMIDETHKRGMELHAWMNPYRVTMSGQKLTDLAADNVARTHPNWVIKYGKQYYLNPGLPEVQDYLVEVVRELVANYDIDAVHMDDYFYPYKIANEVFPDQAAFKKYGASFKKVEDWRRDNVNQLVENLYTAIKDTKPYVQFGISPFGVWRNKSLDKTGSDTRAGVNNYDDLYADVRTWIQNGTIDYITPQIYWSRTLSIAKYGTLLDWWSHEVQTYATTHPVHLYIGLADYKVGNDSDAAWKNKMELPNQILANRSEKVAAEGQMHFSLRSFQNNKLGYATIVSQQLYNYTALTPETTWDDDIVPNVPTFVQVTKEAAGRKIEIIDENETQPRKYVIYRFTGNKEGSYDDPRNIVDVVYNMDGLTKFVDKSALAKHSYTYGITAVSATGVESKEVFVVKEDQ is encoded by the coding sequence ATGAGAAAGAATAATAGTAAATGGAAACTTTTAACTTTAGTCGCGATGATTTTTGTATTATGCCTATCGACAATCCCTGTAAATACAGCGAAGGCGAGCACGACACAGCCGAAAAGGGAAATGCGGGCTGTCTGGATTTCAACCGTTCTCAATCTTGATATGAAAGCAGGTATGACAAAGGAGCAGTACACGGCTTGGACACGCCAAACATTGGATCAACTAAAAGCCAATAAATTCAATACTGTTATTTATCAAGTAAGACCAACAAATGATGCAATGTATGCGTCTGATTTAGCGCCATGGTCATCTTACATAACAGGTAAAAAACAAGGCACAAATCCTGGTTACGATCCTCTTGCGATAATGATAGACGAAACGCATAAACGGGGTATGGAGCTGCATGCATGGATGAATCCTTATCGTGTAACAATGTCTGGACAAAAATTGACAGACCTTGCTGCCGACAATGTCGCTAGAACACATCCAAACTGGGTTATCAAATATGGCAAGCAATATTATTTAAATCCCGGTTTACCCGAAGTACAAGACTATTTAGTTGAAGTAGTAAGAGAGTTAGTTGCCAATTATGATATTGATGCAGTTCATATGGATGATTATTTTTATCCATACAAAATTGCTAATGAAGTTTTTCCAGATCAAGCAGCTTTTAAAAAATATGGTGCTTCCTTTAAAAAGGTGGAGGATTGGCGACGAGATAATGTCAATCAGCTTGTAGAAAATCTTTATACGGCCATTAAAGACACAAAGCCATATGTTCAATTCGGTATTTCACCATTTGGTGTATGGCGCAATAAATCGCTTGATAAAACAGGAAGCGATACACGGGCTGGTGTCAATAATTACGATGATTTATATGCAGACGTTAGAACATGGATTCAAAATGGCACAATTGATTACATTACACCACAAATTTATTGGTCAAGAACATTATCTATTGCGAAATATGGGACGCTGCTGGATTGGTGGAGCCATGAAGTGCAAACATACGCAACAACGCACCCTGTGCATCTATACATTGGGCTTGCTGATTACAAGGTGGGCAATGACAGTGATGCAGCATGGAAAAATAAAATGGAATTACCAAATCAAATACTAGCGAATCGTTCGGAAAAGGTTGCGGCTGAGGGGCAAATGCATTTCTCCTTAAGAAGTTTTCAAAACAATAAACTAGGCTATGCAACGATTGTTAGCCAACAACTATACAATTACACAGCACTGACACCAGAAACAACTTGGGATGATGACATAGTGCCGAACGTGCCGACTTTTGTGCAAGTGACAAAGGAAGCGGCAGGACGCAAGATTGAGATTATAGACGAAAATGAAACACAACCACGCAAGTATGTCATTTATCGTTTTACAGGAAACAAAGAAGGCTCTTATGATGACCCTCGAAATATAGTGGATGTTGTTTATAATATGGATGGCCTCACTAAATTTGTGGACAAGTCAGCTCTTGCTAAGCATAGCTATACATACGGCATTACGGCTGTATCTGCTACAGGTGTGGAAAGCAAGGAAGTTTTTGTAGTGAAAGAAGATCAATAA
- a CDS encoding dicarboxylate/amino acid:cation symporter: protein MKLLKNLTVQVIVAIILGIIVGAIFPEFGASLKILADLFIKLIKMLIAPIIFLTVVIGIGSMGDMKKVGKIGGKALLYFEIVSTIALAIGIAVALIVSPGTGLDTSGASDADISKYTTAAAESEQGLGAFISSIIPENVVGALATGQLLPVLFSAVLFGLAAASIGAPAKPVITFFEQVAEIFFKIVSMVMKISPIGAFGAMAYTIGNFGLKSLGNLGLLMAAVYITMFLFVVFILGTIAKFFEFNIFKFIAYIKDEIFLVIGTSSSESALPSMMRKLENYGCSKQVVGLVVPTGYSFNLDGTSIYLSMAALFIAQAYGMELTWIQIITLLGILMITSKGAAGVTGSGFITLAATLAAFPMIPVEGIALLIGVDRFMSEARAVTNLIGNGVACVVVSKSEKEFDVTMEERALQGKTTISS from the coding sequence ATGAAATTACTGAAAAATTTGACTGTTCAGGTTATAGTGGCTATCATCCTTGGGATAATTGTCGGAGCCATTTTCCCTGAGTTTGGTGCCAGCTTAAAAATCTTAGCAGACCTATTCATTAAATTAATTAAAATGTTAATTGCCCCAATTATTTTCCTAACAGTAGTTATTGGAATTGGCAGTATGGGAGATATGAAAAAGGTCGGGAAAATCGGAGGGAAGGCATTACTTTACTTCGAAATCGTTTCCACAATTGCCTTAGCAATCGGAATTGCTGTTGCTTTAATCGTAAGTCCTGGTACAGGCTTGGATACTTCAGGTGCATCTGATGCTGATATTTCGAAATACACAACTGCTGCGGCTGAATCTGAGCAGGGCTTGGGTGCATTCATTTCTAGTATTATTCCAGAAAATGTAGTTGGTGCATTGGCAACTGGGCAACTATTACCAGTTCTATTCTCTGCTGTTTTATTTGGCTTAGCAGCAGCTTCAATCGGTGCACCTGCAAAACCAGTCATCACATTCTTTGAGCAAGTAGCAGAGATATTCTTCAAGATCGTAAGTATGGTGATGAAAATATCACCAATCGGGGCTTTTGGTGCAATGGCCTATACAATTGGTAATTTTGGTTTAAAATCTTTAGGTAATCTAGGTCTATTAATGGCTGCCGTATATATTACAATGTTTTTATTTGTTGTCTTTATTTTAGGTACCATTGCAAAGTTCTTTGAATTCAACATCTTTAAATTTATCGCTTACATCAAAGATGAAATTTTCTTAGTCATTGGGACATCCTCTTCTGAATCAGCTCTACCATCTATGATGCGAAAGCTTGAAAATTATGGTTGCTCTAAGCAGGTTGTAGGTTTAGTTGTTCCTACTGGGTACTCCTTTAATCTAGATGGGACTTCCATCTACCTATCAATGGCTGCCTTGTTTATTGCACAAGCATATGGAATGGAACTAACTTGGATTCAAATCATTACACTACTCGGAATTTTAATGATTACTTCTAAAGGTGCAGCAGGCGTAACAGGCTCAGGATTTATCACATTAGCAGCAACTTTGGCTGCCTTCCCAATGATACCAGTGGAAGGAATAGCGCTTTTAATCGGTGTTGATCGCTTTATGTCTGAGGCTCGTGCTGTAACAAATTTAATTGGTAATGGTGTAGCTTGTGTTGTAGTGTCAAAATCTGAAAAAGAGTTTGATGTAACGATGGAAGAACGTGCACTTCAAGGAAAGACCACTATTTCTTCCTAA
- a CDS encoding MFS transporter — protein MTNLEHWKRNTILFLSSQTISLFGSALVQYAITWYITLTTQSGSMMTIAIICGFLPTFFLAPIAGVWADRYNRKWLIILADGMIALSTLILAILFLIGYDELWLLFVISAVRAVGAGIQTPAVGAILPQFVPEEHLMKVNGVNSSIQAFIMILAPMASGALLTMASIESIFFIDVTTAAIAIAIFLLFLHIPAHAKATQPQTTGYFSDMKQGFIYIKEHAFLKQLFLFFAFFMLLAAPAAFLTPLQVTRSFGNDVWRLTAIEMAFAIGMLIGGIAIATWGGFKNKVHTMTLSALLFGLCTMALGIIPVFWLYLVIMAITGIAMPIFNTPATVLLQEKVESDYMGRVFGILSMISTSMMPLGMLIFGPIADIIAIEWLLIGTGLLLFIQGFFLLGSKVLLKAGKPTLKHMDVDTLEKK, from the coding sequence ATGACGAATTTGGAACATTGGAAACGTAATACGATACTTTTTTTAAGTAGTCAAACGATTTCACTTTTTGGCTCTGCACTAGTGCAATATGCCATTACATGGTATATTACGCTTACAACGCAATCAGGCAGCATGATGACCATTGCGATTATTTGCGGCTTTCTACCAACCTTCTTCTTAGCACCTATTGCTGGTGTCTGGGCAGATCGCTATAATCGCAAATGGCTTATTATTTTGGCAGACGGCATGATTGCCTTATCCACGCTAATTTTAGCGATTTTATTTTTAATCGGCTATGATGAGCTTTGGCTACTATTTGTTATCTCAGCCGTACGTGCAGTTGGCGCGGGTATTCAAACACCAGCTGTGGGCGCTATTTTACCGCAATTTGTGCCTGAAGAGCACTTAATGAAGGTCAATGGCGTAAATAGTAGCATTCAAGCTTTTATTATGATTCTTGCACCTATGGCAAGTGGTGCATTATTAACAATGGCTTCCATTGAATCCATTTTCTTTATTGATGTGACAACAGCGGCTATTGCCATCGCTATCTTCTTATTATTTCTGCATATTCCTGCACATGCAAAAGCAACGCAGCCACAAACAACAGGCTATTTTAGTGATATGAAACAAGGCTTCATCTACATTAAAGAGCATGCTTTCTTAAAACAATTGTTCTTGTTCTTTGCCTTTTTCATGCTGCTTGCTGCACCTGCTGCCTTTTTAACACCTTTACAAGTTACACGTAGCTTTGGTAATGATGTATGGCGTTTAACTGCCATCGAAATGGCCTTTGCCATTGGTATGTTAATCGGTGGGATCGCAATCGCAACATGGGGTGGCTTTAAAAATAAAGTGCATACGATGACATTATCTGCTTTATTATTTGGTCTTTGTACAATGGCTCTCGGAATCATCCCTGTTTTTTGGCTGTATCTTGTGATCATGGCCATTACTGGTATAGCCATGCCAATCTTTAATACACCCGCTACGGTGTTATTACAAGAAAAAGTTGAAAGTGATTATATGGGAAGAGTATTTGGCATTCTTAGTATGATATCTACCTCTATGATGCCGTTAGGAATGCTAATTTTCGGTCCAATAGCTGATATTATTGCTATTGAGTGGCTACTCATCGGTACAGGATTATTACTCTTCATCCAAGGATTTTTCCTTCTGGGCAGTAAAGTCCTATTAAAAGCTGGCAAACCTACTCTCAAGCATATGGATGTTGACACGCTAGAAAAAAAGTGA
- a CDS encoding GNAT family N-acetyltransferase has translation MSNIPIMKTERLLLRPITPQDLEAMYDYSSRENVVRYVTWQAHTSLEDTKAFMALIFDGYQQGNLMLWGIEYAGIIIGTIDFVTMNDTHKYAEIGYVLSEDYWNKGFTTEATKKLIDFGFNELDLVRIQARCFEENIGSQKVMEKSGMQFEGLLRKSMFVKGQYQNVKMYAITDDDYRNL, from the coding sequence ATGAGTAATATACCAATTATGAAAACGGAGAGGTTACTATTAAGACCTATTACACCTCAGGATTTAGAAGCAATGTATGACTACTCTTCCCGTGAAAATGTCGTGCGTTATGTGACATGGCAAGCACATACAAGCTTAGAGGATACAAAAGCTTTTATGGCATTAATTTTTGATGGTTATCAGCAAGGTAATCTGATGTTATGGGGTATTGAATATGCAGGAATAATTATTGGAACAATCGATTTTGTTACGATGAATGACACTCATAAATACGCGGAAATCGGTTATGTGCTTTCTGAGGATTATTGGAACAAAGGCTTCACAACAGAAGCAACGAAAAAACTCATTGACTTCGGTTTTAATGAATTAGATTTAGTACGTATCCAAGCACGATGCTTTGAAGAAAACATTGGCTCCCAAAAGGTTATGGAGAAATCAGGTATGCAGTTTGAAGGGTTATTACGCAAAAGTATGTTTGTTAAGGGTCAATACCAAAATGTGAAAATGTACGCTATAACTGATGATGATTATAGGAACCTCTAG
- a CDS encoding GNAT family N-acetyltransferase yields the protein MIIREATRHDSEQIIAVMTNAEASNFMLFGPGERNLTPKPFGEYIDKLHHSQHSALFVAEIDEQVVAYLIVQGNEPTRITHRAYLVIGIHSDYRGRKIGTALFHQVENWAMDNGVHRLELTVMENNESGVALYKKMGFDIEGMKRDSLYDGQYINEYYMSKLLIGRGTSV from the coding sequence ATGATTATACGAGAAGCAACCCGACATGACAGTGAACAAATTATAGCTGTTATGACAAATGCAGAGGCATCGAATTTTATGTTATTTGGACCAGGTGAGCGCAATTTAACACCTAAGCCATTTGGGGAGTATATAGACAAGCTACATCATAGTCAACACTCGGCTTTGTTCGTAGCTGAAATAGATGAACAGGTTGTGGCGTACTTAATTGTACAGGGCAATGAGCCGACAAGAATTACTCACCGTGCTTATCTTGTCATAGGCATACATAGTGACTATAGGGGAAGAAAGATTGGAACGGCTTTATTTCATCAAGTAGAAAATTGGGCAATGGATAATGGTGTACATCGTCTAGAACTAACCGTTATGGAAAATAATGAGTCGGGTGTTGCTTTGTATAAGAAAATGGGCTTTGATATTGAGGGAATGAAGCGGGATTCGCTGTATGATGGACAATATATCAATGAATATTACATGTCAAAACTATTGATTGGAAGAGGAACTAGCGTATGA
- a CDS encoding response regulator, protein MDVINVLLIEDDPMVREVNRQFIEQIKGFSLVGYASNGIEGIQKIKQLNPELVFMDIFMPEQDGIITLGKIREEHLHVDVIAVTAANDMPTVQRILHLGVYDYIMKPFTFERIEQTLKNYQSYRKKISGMQDLTQHDVDHLMQQRLLEQVVVSTTGMDAILIEELPKGFNRATLDKVLAYIKTSGEAVSAEEVSTYIGTARVTARRYLDFLEKQNLLKVDIQYGNVGRPIHRYYI, encoded by the coding sequence ATGGATGTAATAAATGTCTTATTAATTGAAGATGATCCAATGGTACGAGAAGTGAACAGGCAATTTATTGAGCAAATCAAAGGATTTTCATTAGTCGGCTATGCTAGCAATGGTATTGAGGGGATTCAAAAAATTAAACAATTAAATCCAGAGCTTGTTTTTATGGACATTTTTATGCCAGAGCAAGATGGCATTATTACGTTAGGGAAAATCCGAGAGGAGCATCTTCATGTTGATGTGATTGCGGTAACAGCTGCGAATGATATGCCCACTGTGCAGCGAATTTTACACTTAGGTGTTTATGATTATATTATGAAACCTTTTACGTTTGAGCGGATTGAGCAGACTTTAAAAAATTACCAAAGCTATAGAAAGAAAATAAGCGGTATGCAAGATTTAACTCAACATGATGTCGATCATTTAATGCAACAACGTCTTCTCGAGCAAGTTGTAGTATCAACAACAGGAATGGATGCCATTCTTATAGAAGAGCTCCCAAAAGGGTTTAATCGAGCTACCTTAGATAAGGTACTTGCATATATAAAGACAAGTGGCGAGGCAGTATCAGCAGAGGAGGTATCAACTTATATAGGGACAGCACGTGTTACAGCTAGACGCTATCTAGACTTTTTAGAAAAGCAGAATCTATTAAAAGTAGATATACAATATGGAAACGTAGGACGTCCTATTCATCGTTATTATATTTAA
- a CDS encoding S66 family peptidase, producing MRIPAKLTLGDEIRVIAPSRSAQILKVEMVEQTKTILERLGFRISFGHHIFECDLQQSSSIMHRVTDIHEAFRDPQVKAILTVLGGYNCNEVLPYLDYQMIAENPKILCGFSDITALAIAITKKCNFITYSGPHFSSFRMAQAQQYQLSYFQKCLMEKNPFPLVASSVWSDDAWYIDQDNRHFEAAGWKVYSEGEVSAQLYGGNLCTLNLLQGTAYMPDLSNCILFLEDDELVNPAIFARDLTSLLQATTPIKGLAIGRFQRASAMTEEQLHFILDKHPLLKTIPVLYDVDFGHTQPIFTFPIGGNIQMNTKEMWIQVTKF from the coding sequence ATGAGAATACCAGCAAAATTAACATTGGGTGATGAGATACGTGTTATTGCTCCAAGTAGAAGTGCCCAAATTTTAAAAGTAGAGATGGTTGAACAAACGAAGACCATACTGGAGAGATTAGGGTTTCGCATATCGTTTGGTCACCACATTTTTGAGTGTGATTTGCAGCAATCTTCATCCATCATGCATCGTGTTACGGATATACATGAAGCTTTTCGAGATCCACAGGTGAAAGCAATACTGACGGTGCTTGGTGGATACAACTGTAATGAGGTTTTACCTTATTTAGATTATCAAATGATTGCTGAAAATCCGAAGATACTTTGTGGGTTTAGTGATATCACGGCCTTAGCTATAGCTATTACTAAAAAATGCAATTTTATCACTTATTCAGGGCCACACTTTTCTAGCTTTCGTATGGCGCAAGCACAACAATATCAGCTGTCCTATTTTCAAAAATGTTTAATGGAGAAGAATCCATTTCCCCTAGTAGCATCTAGCGTTTGGAGTGATGATGCATGGTATATAGATCAGGACAATCGTCATTTTGAAGCAGCCGGCTGGAAGGTCTATTCGGAAGGGGAAGTGAGTGCGCAGCTTTATGGTGGTAATTTATGCACATTAAATTTATTGCAAGGAACAGCTTACATGCCTGATTTATCGAATTGTATTTTATTTTTAGAGGATGATGAGCTTGTGAATCCTGCTATTTTTGCACGTGATCTCACGTCATTATTGCAAGCAACGACTCCAATTAAAGGATTGGCAATAGGTCGATTTCAACGAGCTTCCGCTATGACAGAAGAACAATTACATTTTATTTTAGACAAGCATCCACTATTAAAAACTATCCCTGTATTATATGATGTGGATTTTGGTCATACACAGCCGATTTTTACATTCCCTATCGGTGGGAATATCCAAATGAATACAAAAGAAATGTGGATTCAGGTGACGAAATTTTAG